In Mucilaginibacter auburnensis, the genomic stretch ATGTAACTTTTCAGATGGCGTGGTGTTAATAACAGAGTCTTTTTTTTCTGTACCGATGTTTTGATTGATCTCGGTTAAAACGCGGTCTTCGCGTTTTATTTTCTGTATCTCGCCTTCGGGCTTGTCGTATTGGTCTAAATGATAACGCTCAATTACGCCTATAAGTAATTCAGGATATTTAGGATTGGTGGCATAGCCTGCCTGTTTTAATCCGTAAGCCCAGCCTTTATAATCGTTCTTATCCAGTTCAAATAAAAAAGCATAACGCTTGCGCTTCAAAAACTCGGAGTGATCGCGATAGGAGTCTTCAGGATTATTATATACCCGGAAACAATCATTGTCGCGGTCGTCGTTTTTATAATAGCTTTTTCCGCCCCAATCGCTTGTACATTTTATACCGAAGTGGTTGTTGGCAACCTTAGCTAATTCGCCGTTACCGTTGCCTGATTCAAAGAGGCCCTGTGCCAATGTAATACTTGCGGGGATGCCATACAGGTCCATCTCCTTAACGGCTATTTTTTTAAACCGTTCAATGTAAGATGTAACCGTGTAAGGTGTATAACCGGCAATAGCCTCCCGGTTTTGCTTTTGAATGGTATTGTTGTTTTTACGGGCCTGCTTATTTGATACGGTGTTTTTATGCGCGGAACATGCACTCAATAGTGCGAATGAGAATAAAACAATTGCAGGATAAACAGCGCGAAAAGCGATCTTCATGATGTAATTAGCCTATTGCTTTGCTTCAACAGATTGGGCAATCTGCTGTTTTTGAGCAGGCTGTTGGTCTAACTCGTCCAGATCATGTTTGCGAATGATGGCCAGCACCTGTGCCGCCCATTTTTTACTGCTTGCATAGCCGCTGCGTTGTATGCTTTTAACCCATTTTTCGTATTCGGTAGCAGTTAATTCAGATGAAATGGCTCCCCGGTCACGGCGCTGGGTAATTACGCGGGCAAAATCAGCAAACGAGTCAAATATAGAATCGTATTTCTTGTAGGCGGAGCGTACTTTCTTTTTGTTTTTAATGTAAACAGACCCGCTATTGCCCTTTATTCCAAACTGATTGTTCAGTTTTTGGGCTATGGTACTGTTGCCATTGCCCGATTCATGCATAGCTATACCTAAAATTATGCTTGCCGGTATGCCGGTTTCGCGCATAATACTTATGGCATTATCTTTGAATTGTTCAATGTAGGATTGTGAAGTGTTCTTTGCGGTTTGCGCAGAAACAGTAAAACAAGAGATGACCAATGTGGCAATCAGTAAGGTTTTCTTCATAATTTACTTTTTTTGGATGACCAGCAATCCATCACGAACCGGGAGTATTAGTTTTTCAACCCTCGTATCGGCGGCTATTCGGTCATTTAGTTGTCGGAAGCTTTGGGTATCAGCGTCGTTTTCGTCGCCGTAAACCTTCCCTTTCCACAACACATTATCAATTATTATTAGTCCTCCAGATCTGACTTTGTCAAATACAATTTCAAAGTAACGAAAATTATTCTTTTTATCCGCGTCAATAAACACTAAATCAAACGTTTTCTCTTCAATTGTGTCAATAACCTGCTCTGCAGGCCCTAAATGGAGCTGAATTTTTTTACCAACATCTGTTAGCGAGAAATGTTTGCGCAACATGTCTTCCATTTCAAGGTTGGCTTCAATAGTGTGAATAATGCCATCCGATGCCAAGCCCTCGGCTAAACAAATTGTAGCATAGCCGGTAAAACTGCCAATCTCTAAAATGCGCTTGGGCCTCAGCATTTTACTTAACATGCTTAACACCCTGCCCTGATAGTGCCCGGTAAGCATGTTTGGCTTTAATACCTTTAAATGCGTTTCGCGGTTAATGTGTTTTAAAGCATCCGGCTCGGGCTCGCAATGGGCATCGAGGTAGGATTGTAAATCGTCGGGAAGTATCTCCGGTCTGTTGTTCATAATAATTAACGGTATTGCTGCATCCAGCTTTGCAATAAAATCACTGCCGACACAGTATCTACCAACTCCTTATTCTGCCGGGCCTTTTTACCCATACCGCTTTGGGCAATTACTGCGGATGCCATTTTTGACGTAAAGCGCTCATCCATCATATCAATTGGTATAGCCGGAAAAGTTTTCTTCAGCAAATTTACAAAGCCCCTTACGTGCTGTGCGGATTGCGAGGGGGTATTGTCCATTTGTTTGGGCTCACCTACAATAAAGCGCTCCACCTGTTCTGTAAGCAGATACTTTTTAAGGTATTCAATAATCTGGTTGGGGTGTACGTTGTCCAGGCCTGTTGCTATAATCTGCAACGGGTCGGTAACGGCTATACCTATCCGCTTGGTACCATAATCAAAGGCCATTAGACGCATTGTTTTAGATATGAGATTTTAGATGTGAGTATTGAGACTTAAAACAACAAAGATAGGAATTATCATATGCTTCGCTCCCACGGCTTTTCCTAAAGCTTCCTGCATGTCGGTAAAGATCATAATTCCTATTGTCAAAAAACGGCCTAATCTCACATCTCATATCTCACATCTCACATCTAATTATTACTTTGCACCAATGCAGTTCAAACACATTGTAGGGCAGGCCGCCATAAAGCAACGCTTGATCACATCGGTTCGGGAGAACAGGGTGAGCCATGCGCAGTTGTTTTTAGGGCCGGAGGGGTCGGGAAGTTTGGCGTTAGCTGTTGCTTATGCGCAGTATTTATGCTGTTTAGACCGGCAAGAAGACGACTCCTGCGGCGAATGTTCATCGTGCCGTAAGTATCAAAAACTGATGCATCCCGATCTGCATTTTTCTTATCCCTTTTTCGCGAAGCATAAAGAAGATACCGCCGTAACCTTTATTGAACAATGGCGCGAAGCGTTTTTATCTAACCCTTATTTGGGTTTGGATAACTGGCGCGGCTATTTGGATGCCGATAATAAACAAGCCAATATTAACATTGCCGAGTGCCATCAGATCATAAAAAAACTCAGCTTAAAGCCATTCGAGTCTGATTATAAAGTGCTCATTTTATGGCTGCCCGAATACCTGGACAAAGAAGGCAATGCGCTCCTGAAAATTATTGAGGAACCACAGCCTAACACGCTATTTATTTTGGTAGCCCAAAATCAGGACCAGATACTGAATACAATTCTTTCGCGCACGCAGCTAACAAAAATAGTTGCGCCAACTTTTGAGGAGGTGAAGCAATATTTGATTGCAGAGCATAATCAAACCGAACATGAGGCATCCCAAATGGCCTACCTATGCAATGGTAATGTAAACGAGGCTACCATGATGCTGCAGCAAGGCAACAAAAGCTATCATACGCTGTTTGTACAATGGTTGCGCCTGTGTTTTGGAAATAAGGGCATAGAGCTGGTTGGCTTTGTTGAGCAACTTGCCAAACTTGGGCGCGAAAATCAGAAAAACTTTATACGCTACGGCATCAGCTTTATGCGGGAGTGTGGTTTGTTATTGGCCGGTGCCGGTGAGTTGGTTAGATTGCCTGCGGCGGAATTGGAAACCGCTCAAAAAATGTCGGCTATATTAAATTTAAACTCCGTTGAGGCCATAAGCGGGGCGTTGGAGAAAGCCCATTATCATGTGGAGCGAAATGCAAATCCGAAAATTATGTTTTTAGATGTATCTTTACAAATTGTTGGATTTTTAAAATTAAAACCTACCCCTGCTGGGGATCAATATATATCAAGATAATATGGGATGTGGAAGTTGCTCAACCGGAGGCGGTTGTACGCCCGCGGGTTGCAAAAGTAATGGCTCATGCCTTACTAACGGATGCAGTAAATTAGACGTTTACGATTGGCTGTCGCATATGGACATGCCTGTTAACTATAAGCCTTTTTCTATTATAGAAGTTAAGTTCAAGGGGTCGCGTAAGGAGTTTTATCAAAACCCTGATAACGTTTACCTGGAGAACGGCGACCTCGTAGTTGTGGAAGCCGCTACCGGTGGCTATGACATTGGTCACGTATCTGTAACCGGTGAGCTGGTGCGCATGCAAATGGTAAAGCGCCGTGTTAAGGAAGAGGATGTTCTGAAGAAGATCTATCGCCGTGCTACACCTGCCGATGTAGATAAATGGAAGGCAGCCAAAGACCTGGAGTGGGAAACCATGCACAGCGCGCGCAAGCTGGCGCTCAACTTAAACCTGAGCATGAAGCTGAGCGATGTGGACTACCAGGCCGATAAAACCAAAGCCACTTTCTATTACACGGCCGAAGGCCGGGTTGACTTTAGGGAGCTGATCAAAAAAATGGCTGAGAGTTTCCGCATACGTATTGAGATGCGGCAGATAGGCATGCGCCAGGAAGCGAGCCGTTTAGGCGGTATTGGCTCATGTGGTAGGGAGTTATGCTGCTCTACCTGGTTAACTGATTTTAAAACGGTATCAACGTCGGCGGCACGTTATCAAAATCTTTCGCTAAATACGCTTAAACTGGCCGGACAATGCGGTAAGTTAAAATGCTGCCTTAACTACGAGCTGGATACTTACATGGATGCCCTGAAGCACATTCCTGATAATGTAAACTATCTCAAAACAGCTAAAGGCGATGCCCGATTGCAAAAAACCGACATCTTTAAAAAGATAATGTGGTTTAGCTATCCAAGGGAAGAATCGTGGATACCGCTAACGCTGGCACGCGTTAAAGAGATCCAGCAAATGAACCGTGAAGGCGTATTGCCTGATGATCTGGTAGTATTATCAGAAGTGGTTGTGGCTCCTCCAAAAGTATTGGATTATGAGAATGTTGTTGGCCAGGATAGCTTGACCCGTTTGGATGAGCGTAACCGCAAAAAGAAAAGCCGCAATAAAAACAAGAATAAGCAAAAACCGGATAGTGCCGGTGGCGCAGAAGCACCGGCAGCTGGCCTGCAGGATAAGCCAAGGGAGCAAAGACCACAGCAACAGGGGCCACGCCCCGAACGCGGCCCAAGACCAGAGCAGGGACCACGCCCTGAACGCGCACCAAGGCCGGAACAGGTATCACGCCCTGAACGTGCGCCACGACCGGAACAAGGTCCGAGACAGGAAGGTGCGCCACGCGCTGAGCAACAGGGGCCACGTCCCGAAGGCGGCGGCAACCCCAACAGGAACCGCAATAAACACCGTAGAAACAATAACCGCAATAATAATAACAACCCTAACCGCGGAGAACAGCCCGCTCAATAGCAATGAAATCGAGTCGTTTGGTGTATGTTTTAATGGCTTGGTTTGCGCTGGCATTATCGGCTTGCTCTGACCCGGGTGCGGTTATTGATAACAATACCGAAATGCCTAACAAAGTGTGGGCTTACAGTAACCGCGTTGGCTACAATTTTAAAATTGATGATGCCAACGCCAGCTACAACTGCTACGTAAACCTGCGTGTAACCGGCAATTATAAATACTCCAACTTGTTTGTGCTGATAACCGATCCGGTTAAAAAGAATGCCACTACCCGTTATGAGCTAAAACTGGCCCAGCCCGACGGGCAATGGCTGGGCAAAGGCTCGGGTAATCTGTATAGCTTCCGAATACCGTTTAAGCTAAATTATAAGTTCCCTGCAGCCGGTTCTTATTACATCCGCATAGAACAAAACATGCGGGATAACCCGCTGCATGAGGTAAGCGATGTGGGTTTGCGGGTGGAGAAAGCAAAGTAATTACACTTACGTGTCCCACGCGCATATGCGTGTTAACTTATTTTCAGTAAATTTAATTGATTTTAACATGTTAAAATAAGCATGTTAGCGGCCATTTGTATATTGCGCTTCACTACTTTTCAGTCCATTATACCCGCTTCCATGTTTTTTGGTCCACCGTTTGGGACACCTTTCAATACACTAAGTAAAATACCTGCCACGTTAGATTGCCTTTTATATTTTTCTCCAAATTGCTATATTAGAACAACTTTTTCCTCGTCATGAAATACTTATTCATTGCCTTCCTTTGCGCGCCCTTTTTTTCATTTGCTCAGTCAGCAAATACCGATAGTGTAAAAAACGAAAATACCGTTGCCTATTACACCAAAGTAATTGATAAAACCCCTAAAGATGCTGATGCCTACTATAAAAGAGGTGTGGCTTACCGTAAACTTAATAAACTAAAAAACGCGCTTCAGGACCTGGATAAAGCCATAACCCTTAACTCAAAAGATGACGACATATGGGTTGAGCGCGGAATTGTTAAACATGACCAGGAAAATTATGACGGCGCTATTGCCGACTATACCAAAGCAATAGCCATAAAGCCTACCGCAAACGCTTTTTACGAGCGGGCCCTTTCTAAACGCTGGAAGGGTGATTATAAAAGCGCTATTGCGGATTACACACAAGCTATTGCGCTTGACCCGAAAAACGATACTTATTATTTAGGAAGAGGTATTGCCAAAAAACTTTTGGAAGATTATAAATCGGCTATTGAAGACTTTACGCAAACCATAGCTTTAAATGATAAAAGCCTGAATGCTTTCTACCATCGCGCGCTGTCAAAAGACGGATTGGAAGATTATAAAGGCGCCATTGAAGATTTAAATGCCGCGCTTGCCATTAACCCTAACGACGAGGATTGCTATTACGAGTTAGGCAATGTTAAGAAGCATATGAAAGATACGGATGGCGCTGTTGCTGCTTATAACAAGGCCATAGAGCTTTATCCGGGCTATAATGGCGCGTATAATGCACGAGGCATAATCAAATTTGATAAAGACGATTTTACCGGCGCCTTGGCAGATTATAATAAAGCCATTGAGCTTAACCCCAAATTTGCCAGCAGCTATTATAACCGCGGACTGGTATATGACAAGTTGGAACGATCAAATGACGCGATCGAGAATTATAGCACGTATATTGAACTGGAACCGACAGATCCGGACGGCTACTTTAAACGCGCCAACGCCAAACTGGAGTTAGACGATGATAAAGGTGGTATTGAAGATTACAACACCGTTATTAAATTAGACCCTAAATTTAGAAATGCCTATCACAACCGTGGCGTTGCCAAACGTAATCTGGATGACTATAAAGGCGCTTTAGCGGACTATAACAAAGCCATTGAACTGTATGCCGAAGACGGTAGTACTTTTAATAACCGCGGCTACGTAAAACATATGTTAAAGGATGACAAGGGTGCTTGCGAAGATTTTAAAAAAGGCGCTGACCTTGGCGACAAAGATGCGGCCGACAACCTGGCCGAGTTTTGTAAGTAAAATAATTCTGCCGTTTTTATAACTATTTCCTACCTTCGTTTTGCTAATATTTTTATCAAAATGGATCTGGTTATACTTGCTTTCGCTCTCGTTGTTCTGGTTGTTGCTGTAGTGTTGTTTCTGAAACGACCTAAAGCTGTTGGCCAAATTTCAGAAGAAGATTTTAGCCGTTTGAAAGCGGAAGCTGAGCAGCTTAAAATATCATTGGCCATTGCTGAGCAAAAAGCGCTTGGTGTTATGGCTGAAAAAGAAAGCATTACGCAACTGCTAAAGGAGGAGAAAGAACGCCTGCTTGAAGAACTATTGTCTGTACGCACCAATTTAGATGCAGCCAATCAGTCGTTGGAAAGTGCGCGTTCCTACTATAAATCTCAACAAGAGAAAATTCAGGAGCAAAAGGGGGAAATAGAGCAAATTCGCAATCACTTTCAAAAAGAATTTGAGAACGTTGCCGAAAAACTCCTTAAAGAGAAATCAAAAGAATTTATTGATGTAAACCGCAGCAATCTGGATATTATCCTCAATCCGCTTAAAGAAAACCTGAAAGCATTTGAAGACAAAGTGGATAAGGTTTACAACATGGAAGCCGCCGAACGCAATACCATGAAGGGGGTAATAACCCAGTTAATGGAGCTGAACAAGCAAATAAGCGACGAGGCCAGCAACCTGACCAAAGCCCTAAAAGGCGACAATAAAAAACAGGGTAACTGGGGAGAGGTGATACTGGAGAAAGTACTGGAACGCTCGGGCCTGGTGCGCGACAGGGAGTACCGCCTGCAGGCCAGTATAACCGGCCTGGATGGCACCCGCTTACAGCCGGATGCTATTATTGACCTGCCGGATAACAAACACCTTGTGATCGACTCAAAAGTATCATTAATAGCTTATGAGCGTTTGGTGAATTGCGATACCGAAGATGAAAGGAAACTGTTCTCAAAAGCACACGTGGAGTCCATCCGTGGGCATGTGCATAACCTGTCCACCAAAAATTATCACGATCTGTACCAGATCAACTCGCCCGATTTTGTGTTGCTTTTTGTTCCAATAGAATCGTCATTCAGTTTGGCGGTTCAGATAGATTCGGAGCTTTTCAGCGATGCGTGGGATAAACGGGTGGTAATTGTAAGTCCTTCTACCCTGCTGGCCACCCTGCGCACCATTGCCAGCATGTGGAAACAGGAACGTCAGAATAAAAACGTGTTGGAAATTGCCCGTTTAAGCGGCGCTATGTATGATAAATTTGTTGGCTTTGTTGCCGATATGGAAAGCATTGGCAAAAACATTAAACAAAGCCAAACCGCGTATGACGCCGCATTGAATAAACTGACTGATGGCAACGGTAACCTAACCCGTACAGCTGAGAAAATACGCAGCCTTGGCGCTAAGGCTAATAAGCAGATAGACCAGAAATACATTGGTGATGAAACAGAAGAGGAGGCTTAATGTGCCTCCTCTTCATGGTTTGTCGTCAATCGTTTATTTAACCCTGTGATTCGTGCCTTAAATCTGCTTCATTATACTGTGCAATCCAGCATTGATCTATGCCGCTATATTTAATAACAGCTTTAACTATATTCTATACTTGTTTCCATGCTCGTCTTCATCATCATTCCAAATTGAAAATGTAAGACCATCTTTCAGGGTTATATTCTTATTCTTTAGTTCTTCGATTGTGCCGTTACATATAAGACGAACACCATCTTGTCCACTATTTTGAAAATCAACCCAAAGCGTTTCCAATATCCTGAACGATTGATTAGTCTGGCGATTAAATTAACAACTAAAACTATTTCTTGGTTACCTTAACATCCATTATAGCTAACCCTTTCATATCTCCTGATATGGGTGTTCCACCTGTACTCATTTTAAAGTTAAAATCCATATTGGTTTTAGAGCTTACCGGAAATTTTTCAGCAATATCATAAACCATTTCTCCTTTTCCCCCACCTTTCATCACCATTTCCCCTGTCTGCGGCATAGCCATTTTCATGTCTACCACTTGATCAATATCAAACGTGGCCTGGTTGCCCTGTATGCTTTTTAGCGTATATTTTACCTTGGTCATTACCTGGGTGTTGTTGCCGGCAATTGGAACGCTCAAAGGTGTTTCCTGTGTGAAGGTGTCGCCCACTTTCAAAGTAGTATCCGGGAAATTGAATTGATTAAAAACCTGAGAAAGTATTTGTTCGGCTTCTGCCTTTTTAGCGGCTTCAAGGGTTCCACCTTCAAGGCCGTCAATTTCAATTTTTTTAGTTTGGTTAGCATAGTGGCCCAACAGACTTACACCTGTAATGCTGCTTTGCGGCAAAGGCAATGCCTGTCCATTCATTGACCCACTCATAGCAACTTCCTTGTAAGTCATTTTAAAGGGTACATCCTTTTTTGCATCCTGTGCTTTGGTGTTTATATCAAAGCCCATATTCATGTTCATTTTCATTAACATGGCTGCCGGCTGTCCGGCATCCTTCATGGCTTTAGCCACGCTGGCGTCGTCAATGTTCATATTCATGTCCATATCCATTTTGTAAGATGTGGCATAAGTACGCATGGGTAAATATTTTACGCTGAATTTAACAGATTGCTGGGCTAAAACGCCTTGCGCAAAAAAGCAGGCTAAGCCCAAAATGAAAGCTTTTTTCATGGATAAGATTTAATTAGTTTTTTGTGTAAGATACTTATTTCTTTTTCAATTCACTTTTATCAATCACCACATAGATGGTGTCGACAACGCGTCCTGCACGCTGGTTTTGGTTTTGGAATAACGAAGCCATGTTTTTATCCAGCACCTCAACTTTGGTTACAAAATGATCGGTTTCGCCGCGGTTGTTAAACCAGTTTTTCCCTTTGGTTTCATGGTAAACCAGCTTTACTTTCCAGCCATGTTGAGCCGCGCTATCAAGTATA encodes the following:
- a CDS encoding glucosaminidase domain-containing protein; the encoded protein is MKIAFRAVYPAIVLFSFALLSACSAHKNTVSNKQARKNNNTIQKQNREAIAGYTPYTVTSYIERFKKIAVKEMDLYGIPASITLAQGLFESGNGNGELAKVANNHFGIKCTSDWGGKSYYKNDDRDNDCFRVYNNPEDSYRDHSEFLKRKRYAFLFELDKNDYKGWAYGLKQAGYATNPKYPELLIGVIERYHLDQYDKPEGEIQKIKREDRVLTEINQNIGTEKKDSVINTTPSEKLHNVTSGDTLYNISKRFGLTVDELKALNNMPDNNIKIGQKLIVVK
- a CDS encoding glucosaminidase domain-containing protein translates to MKKTLLIATLVISCFTVSAQTAKNTSQSYIEQFKDNAISIMRETGIPASIILGIAMHESGNGNSTIAQKLNNQFGIKGNSGSVYIKNKKKVRSAYKKYDSIFDSFADFARVITQRRDRGAISSELTATEYEKWVKSIQRSGYASSKKWAAQVLAIIRKHDLDELDQQPAQKQQIAQSVEAKQ
- a CDS encoding O-methyltransferase, whose amino-acid sequence is MNNRPEILPDDLQSYLDAHCEPEPDALKHINRETHLKVLKPNMLTGHYQGRVLSMLSKMLRPKRILEIGSFTGYATICLAEGLASDGIIHTIEANLEMEDMLRKHFSLTDVGKKIQLHLGPAEQVIDTIEEKTFDLVFIDADKKNNFRYFEIVFDKVRSGGLIIIDNVLWKGKVYGDENDADTQSFRQLNDRIAADTRVEKLILPVRDGLLVIQKK
- the ruvX gene encoding Holliday junction resolvase RuvX, producing the protein MRLMAFDYGTKRIGIAVTDPLQIIATGLDNVHPNQIIEYLKKYLLTEQVERFIVGEPKQMDNTPSQSAQHVRGFVNLLKKTFPAIPIDMMDERFTSKMASAVIAQSGMGKKARQNKELVDTVSAVILLQSWMQQYR
- a CDS encoding DNA polymerase III subunit encodes the protein MQFKHIVGQAAIKQRLITSVRENRVSHAQLFLGPEGSGSLALAVAYAQYLCCLDRQEDDSCGECSSCRKYQKLMHPDLHFSYPFFAKHKEDTAVTFIEQWREAFLSNPYLGLDNWRGYLDADNKQANINIAECHQIIKKLSLKPFESDYKVLILWLPEYLDKEGNALLKIIEEPQPNTLFILVAQNQDQILNTILSRTQLTKIVAPTFEEVKQYLIAEHNQTEHEASQMAYLCNGNVNEATMMLQQGNKSYHTLFVQWLRLCFGNKGIELVGFVEQLAKLGRENQKNFIRYGISFMRECGLLLAGAGELVRLPAAELETAQKMSAILNLNSVEAISGALEKAHYHVERNANPKIMFLDVSLQIVGFLKLKPTPAGDQYISR
- the ricT gene encoding regulatory iron-sulfur-containing complex subunit RicT translates to MGCGSCSTGGGCTPAGCKSNGSCLTNGCSKLDVYDWLSHMDMPVNYKPFSIIEVKFKGSRKEFYQNPDNVYLENGDLVVVEAATGGYDIGHVSVTGELVRMQMVKRRVKEEDVLKKIYRRATPADVDKWKAAKDLEWETMHSARKLALNLNLSMKLSDVDYQADKTKATFYYTAEGRVDFRELIKKMAESFRIRIEMRQIGMRQEASRLGGIGSCGRELCCSTWLTDFKTVSTSAARYQNLSLNTLKLAGQCGKLKCCLNYELDTYMDALKHIPDNVNYLKTAKGDARLQKTDIFKKIMWFSYPREESWIPLTLARVKEIQQMNREGVLPDDLVVLSEVVVAPPKVLDYENVVGQDSLTRLDERNRKKKSRNKNKNKQKPDSAGGAEAPAAGLQDKPREQRPQQQGPRPERGPRPEQGPRPERAPRPEQVSRPERAPRPEQGPRQEGAPRAEQQGPRPEGGGNPNRNRNKHRRNNNRNNNNNPNRGEQPAQ
- a CDS encoding gliding motility lipoprotein GldH, which encodes MKSSRLVYVLMAWFALALSACSDPGAVIDNNTEMPNKVWAYSNRVGYNFKIDDANASYNCYVNLRVTGNYKYSNLFVLITDPVKKNATTRYELKLAQPDGQWLGKGSGNLYSFRIPFKLNYKFPAAGSYYIRIEQNMRDNPLHEVSDVGLRVEKAK
- a CDS encoding tetratricopeptide repeat protein, giving the protein MKYLFIAFLCAPFFSFAQSANTDSVKNENTVAYYTKVIDKTPKDADAYYKRGVAYRKLNKLKNALQDLDKAITLNSKDDDIWVERGIVKHDQENYDGAIADYTKAIAIKPTANAFYERALSKRWKGDYKSAIADYTQAIALDPKNDTYYLGRGIAKKLLEDYKSAIEDFTQTIALNDKSLNAFYHRALSKDGLEDYKGAIEDLNAALAINPNDEDCYYELGNVKKHMKDTDGAVAAYNKAIELYPGYNGAYNARGIIKFDKDDFTGALADYNKAIELNPKFASSYYNRGLVYDKLERSNDAIENYSTYIELEPTDPDGYFKRANAKLELDDDKGGIEDYNTVIKLDPKFRNAYHNRGVAKRNLDDYKGALADYNKAIELYAEDGSTFNNRGYVKHMLKDDKGACEDFKKGADLGDKDAADNLAEFCK
- a CDS encoding DNA recombination protein RmuC, whose protein sequence is MDLVILAFALVVLVVAVVLFLKRPKAVGQISEEDFSRLKAEAEQLKISLAIAEQKALGVMAEKESITQLLKEEKERLLEELLSVRTNLDAANQSLESARSYYKSQQEKIQEQKGEIEQIRNHFQKEFENVAEKLLKEKSKEFIDVNRSNLDIILNPLKENLKAFEDKVDKVYNMEAAERNTMKGVITQLMELNKQISDEASNLTKALKGDNKKQGNWGEVILEKVLERSGLVRDREYRLQASITGLDGTRLQPDAIIDLPDNKHLVIDSKVSLIAYERLVNCDTEDERKLFSKAHVESIRGHVHNLSTKNYHDLYQINSPDFVLLFVPIESSFSLAVQIDSELFSDAWDKRVVIVSPSTLLATLRTIASMWKQERQNKNVLEIARLSGAMYDKFVGFVADMESIGKNIKQSQTAYDAALNKLTDGNGNLTRTAEKIRSLGAKANKQIDQKYIGDETEEEA